The genome window CATATCTTCCTCTCCCCACGTGGCATTATGGTGTACGGAATGTATCTGGACGAGCTCAGCGGGAATTCCCTGGGAAATGGGTATTGCGACGAAATCGCCTGTCTTCTCATTGCTACGCTATTTGCTAAGTTTTATAATGTAATTGATAGCTGTGAAGACAGGGAAAAGGTGAATGGAGCCGGTCCTTGCTTGTCTTCACGGGACGGAGGATGAGGTAGATGGGTAGGTTGGTGTTGAGGAGACGGACCGGCGAAAGTCTGTCCGTTGGCGATAACATTCACATCGAGGTCCTTTCGGCGCACGGAACCGGTCGCGAGATATGCGCAATAAGGTTCAAGGTAGGGGAAGACGTAACGGTCGATGTCACTAAGGAAGGCCGTCACATCAAGTTCCTCATCGAGGCGCCGGAATCGACGCTCATACTGCGCGACGAGCTGATCAGGCGATCAGACGCGACGTCGGCGAGCAAGGAAGCGTTCGAGCCGCACCACTTAGCGCATCGACCGTAGTCTCCTTCTTCCCCTTCGCCTTTCTTGCCTCGCGTTGATCCTGCCAGCGTAGTAGCTCTATACTTGCGCCTGCGGGAGGGGTGGCCGAGTGGCTTAAGGCGGCGGTCTTGAAAACCGCTTCCCGCTTGTCGGGACGGGGGTTCGAATCCCTCCCCCTCCGCCACCGGCGCATGAAAGTCCACGAATACCAGGCAAAGCAGATGCTCGCGGGATGCGGCGTGCCCGTGCCCCGCGGCGAGCCCGCGGCCACGCCCGACGAGGCCCGCGCCGTCGCCGAAAAGCTCGCGGTACCCGTCGTCGTCAAGGCGCAGATTCACGCCGGCGGTCGCGGCAAGGGGGGCGGCGTCAAGCTCGCCGACACCCCGCAGCAGGCCTTCGAGGCCGCCCGCCAAGTCATCGGCATGACGCTGGTGACGCCGCAGACGGGGCCGCAGGGCCGCGTCGTCAAGAAGGTGCTGGTCGAGGAGCAGGTGCGGACGGAGCGCGAGCTTTACCTCAGCGTCGTCATCGACAGCGCGGCCGCCTGCCCCGTGATGATCGCCAGCGCGGCGGGCGGCATGGAGATCGAGGAGGTAGCCGCGAAGTCGCCCGAGCTGATCCACCGCGTCGCAATCGACCCCGCGTTCGGCCTGATGCCCTACCAGGCGCGGCAACTCGCCTTCGCCGTCGGCCTCACCGGCGACTTGCTGCGTCCGGCAACGCAGCTCATGGCCGCCCTTTACGACGCCTTCGCCGCCAACGACTGCTCGCTGGCGGAGATCAACCCCCTTGTAGTCACCACCGACGGCCGGCTGCTCGCCCTCGACGCCAAGATGAACTTCGATGACAATGCCCTCTTCCGTCACCCTGAGATCGCCGCCCTGCGCGACCTCGACGAGGAGGACTCGCTGGAGGTGCAGGCGCAGGAGCTGGGCATCAACAACTACGTGAAGCTCTCCGGCAACATCGGCTGCGTGGTGAACGGTGCCGGCCTCGCCATGTCGACGATGGACGCCATCAAGCAGGTCGGCGGCGATCCGGCGAACTTCCTCGATATCGGCACCGTGAACGACGTGTCGCGCGTGGTCAACGCCTTCCGCCTGCTCACGGCCGATCCCCAGGTGAAGGCGATACTGATCAACATCTTCGGCGGCATGGCGCGCGTCGACATCATCGCGCAGGGGGTCGTCGACGCCCACAAGACGATGAAGATCGACGTGCCGGTGATCGTGCGGCTGGCGGGCACGAACGTGGAAGAGGGCGAGCGCATCCTGCGCGACGTCGAATTCCCTCTCATCCGCGCCGATGGACTCGCGGAAGCGGCGCGAAAGGCGGTCGAGGCCGCCGCGGCGACGGGAGAGTCGGCGAGGTAGCGCATGGAGCAGCCGCGCCCCCCCATCGACATGATTGCGCCGCTGCTGTCGCTTCCTCCATCTGGGCCGTTCGTCGACGCGGCGCGGCGTCAGGGAATCACCGTGCGCCGCGCGAAGGTGTGGGAGGCGCCCGCCGTCCGCAGGTTCATCGAGGAGCGGCTGGTGCCGTTGTGGGCGGAGGAAGCGGCCGTCGCCTTCGCGCATCAGCCCGTATCCTGCTTCGTTGCCTTCGATGGCATGACCATCGTCGGCTTTGCCGTGTACGAGTGCACGTATCGCGGCCTGTTCGGCCCGATAGGAGTGGACGCGGCGTACCGCGGGCGCGGGATCGGCGCGGCGCTGCTCATGAGGTGCCTGGAGGCGATGCGGGAGATGGGCTACATCTACGCCGTCATCGGACAGGCGGGGCCGTGCGAGTTCTTCGAGAAGGTCTGCGGCGCGATCGCGGTGCCGGAGCACTGGCCGAGCTACCTGACGGAGGGAGACTGATTTGAGCATTCTCGTTGATTCGAGCACGCGCGTCGTTGTCCAGGGCATCACGGGCCGCGAGGGCAGCTTCCAGACGCGACGCTGCATCGAGTACGGCACGAACGTCGTCGCCGGCGTCACCCCCGGCCGCGGCGGCGAGACCGCGGAAGGCGTGCCTGTCTTCAACACCGTTCGCGACGCCGTCGCCGAGACCGGCGCGAACTGCAGCCTCATCTTCGTTCCCGCCCCCTTCGCCGCCGACGCCGTCCTCGAAGCGCAGGACGCCGGTATCCCCGTCATCGTCTGCGTCACGGAAGGGATACCGACGCTCGACATGGCGAAGGTGAAGCGGCAGCTCCGCATGAGCGGCGCCCGCATGGTCGGGCCCAACTGCCCGGGGGTGATCACGCCCGGCGAGTGCAAGGTCGGCATCATGCCCGGCGACGT of Dehalococcoidia bacterium contains these proteins:
- the sucC gene encoding ADP-forming succinate--CoA ligase subunit beta, translated to MKVHEYQAKQMLAGCGVPVPRGEPAATPDEARAVAEKLAVPVVVKAQIHAGGRGKGGGVKLADTPQQAFEAARQVIGMTLVTPQTGPQGRVVKKVLVEEQVRTERELYLSVVIDSAAACPVMIASAAGGMEIEEVAAKSPELIHRVAIDPAFGLMPYQARQLAFAVGLTGDLLRPATQLMAALYDAFAANDCSLAEINPLVVTTDGRLLALDAKMNFDDNALFRHPEIAALRDLDEEDSLEVQAQELGINNYVKLSGNIGCVVNGAGLAMSTMDAIKQVGGDPANFLDIGTVNDVSRVVNAFRLLTADPQVKAILINIFGGMARVDIIAQGVVDAHKTMKIDVPVIVRLAGTNVEEGERILRDVEFPLIRADGLAEAARKAVEAAAATGESAR
- a CDS encoding GNAT family N-acetyltransferase, which gives rise to MEQPRPPIDMIAPLLSLPPSGPFVDAARRQGITVRRAKVWEAPAVRRFIEERLVPLWAEEAAVAFAHQPVSCFVAFDGMTIVGFAVYECTYRGLFGPIGVDAAYRGRGIGAALLMRCLEAMREMGYIYAVIGQAGPCEFFEKVCGAIAVPEHWPSYLTEGD
- a CDS encoding carbon storage regulator, giving the protein MGRLVLRRRTGESLSVGDNIHIEVLSAHGTGREICAIRFKVGEDVTVDVTKEGRHIKFLIEAPESTLILRDELIRRSDATSASKEAFEPHHLAHRP